The sequence CCTCGAAGCAGGTCGCCGACAAGGCCAGAGCGAACAAAACTGGCTGCAAGCCGAACGGGAACTGAAGAACCAGCAGAATTGGCGACAGGCCGGACGGGACGCGACCCACCGAGACCCGGCCGGTTTCACCGGGGACTACTGAACCATGCATGAGG is a genomic window of Anaerobaca lacustris containing:
- a CDS encoding DUF2934 domain-containing protein yields the protein MNKYSSKSKGKEILAAQRILDAPHSEPVIAAMLMHEDIAKHAYEIYLEAGRRQGQSEQNWLQAERELKNQQNWRQAGRDATHRDPAGFTGDY